The Gemmatimonadota bacterium genome has a window encoding:
- a CDS encoding TIM barrel protein codes for MTDPIQNYARIGIVHFMAYKACIGGEGPILETLEKIALDPYFQVVEVTHMKDPQVRAQARDLLTAAHMDVAFGAQPILLGNQLNINSLDVAHRQSAVDAVKAGIDQAEELGAPGCALLSGLDPGPEGREEGLDLLVDSLSQLCDYAGEKNMDIVLETFDRVPYGKNCIVGPNALAVEVSNRLRRQYPHFGLMLDLSHFPLQGESTVYAINIARDHIVHMHVGNCVMSNPNHPAYGDNHPRFGCEDGENDVPEVVEFLRELLNIGYLDPDKRPILSFEVAPMEGESSEIIIANAKRVLDEAWAQV; via the coding sequence GTATTGTTCACTTTATGGCCTATAAAGCTTGCATTGGCGGCGAAGGGCCCATTTTGGAAACCCTGGAAAAAATCGCCCTTGATCCCTATTTTCAGGTCGTTGAAGTCACCCACATGAAAGATCCGCAAGTGCGAGCACAAGCACGCGACTTGCTCACCGCTGCCCACATGGATGTGGCTTTTGGCGCGCAACCCATTCTACTGGGCAACCAGCTCAATATCAATTCCCTTGATGTCGCCCACCGTCAAAGTGCTGTTGACGCTGTCAAAGCGGGAATTGACCAGGCTGAAGAACTCGGTGCGCCTGGCTGTGCCCTGCTTTCAGGCTTAGACCCAGGACCCGAAGGCCGCGAAGAAGGTCTCGACCTGCTGGTAGATTCACTGAGCCAACTCTGCGACTATGCCGGCGAAAAGAATATGGATATTGTACTTGAGACCTTTGACCGCGTACCTTACGGCAAAAATTGTATTGTAGGACCCAATGCCCTCGCCGTTGAAGTCTCAAACCGCCTCAGACGCCAGTATCCCCATTTTGGCCTGATGCTCGATTTGAGCCATTTTCCACTTCAGGGTGAAAGCACGGTTTACGCCATCAACATCGCTCGGGATCACATCGTCCACATGCACGTTGGCAATTGCGTGATGTCCAACCCCAATCATCCGGCCTATGGCGATAACCATCCTCGCTTTGGCTGCGAAGATGGCGAAAACGATGTACCCGAAGTTGTGGAATTTCTCCGCGAACTGCTCAACATCGGTTATCTCGACCCCGATAAGCGCCCCATTTTGAGCTTTGAGGTCGCCCCGATGGAAGGAGAATCCTCGGAAATCATTATTGCCAATGCCAAGCGCGTACTCGACGAGGCGTGGGCACAAGTCTAA